Below is a genomic region from Fischerella sp. PCC 9605.
TCGACAGCCTGGGTAGCTATTTTGCGTCCACTCGTGGGGGTCATTAGTGGGCAGTGGAGAGTCATCACGGATAATAGCAGGGGACTCGTAGCGGAAACCGAAATGAATTCCTGGTGCGTCGAATTCCCGTCTAACGTCGCCACGCTGCATGTTTTCAGCCATTTGCTTGCGCGCCTGCTCACCTTCGGGGGAGTCGCTCATAATTTCTGGATGTAAGTTGCGTTTCAGGGTGCGCTGGAGATTGACGTTTGCCTCTTCCATATTTCGCACCGCAATGGGACGCCGTTCAATTTCATAGGTATCAAGCAGGTTAGGGCCAGCCCAACCCCTGAGAGTAGCAGCAAGCTTCCAGCCGAGATCGACTGCATCAGCTATGCCGGTGTTCATACCGAAACCACCAGAGGGTGAGAGTGTGTGGGCGGAGTCGCCGACAAAGAAGATGCGCCTGTGGCGAAAATGTTCGGCAACTCGGTGGGTGAGGAACCATTGAACGCTGGAAAGAATTTCTATAGGTGTATCGATACCAAGCGCCTCTTTAACAGCTTCTTCGGGATCGCGCTGTTCGCCATCTTCCCCTGGAACCGCTGTCAGGCGATACAATCCCTTACCGTCAATCGAGCGGAGCGGATACCGCAATCTCTTTGGGTTAACCATATAGAAAACCAAAGCTTTCCGCGATCCCAGAATTTCTGGTAGCTCAGGAGCCTGGAAGAGAATGTTCTGAAACACTCGTGTGGGGTGATATGCCGGAGCATCAACGCCACATTTTTTACGGATTGGGCTTTTGGCACCATCACAAGCCACTAAGTATTTAGCTTGAATTGACTCAGTGTTTCCACTGTCAAGATATGTTACCTGGGCGCTAACCCCATCATCTGTCTGCTCGAAGCTCTCCAACCGGCAGCTGAGGCGCACTGGCCCATATGGAGATTGACCGAGGTTACGTATGAGCAGTGGTATCAGCCAGTGGTGAGGGCAGGGATGCTCTGGTTCTGGTGTGTAGACAGGTAAAGGCCTTTCGCCAGCAGAGGGAAAATGAAGTCGGTAAATTTCGTGCCCACCGACAGTTGTTACCCAGGCAATATCTAAGGGGTGATCGTAGGGCCAGCCAGCATCGCGCAACTGCTGGGCAATACCCCAACGGCGGCAGAGTTCCATTGAGCGTGGCCCAACGGTGCCCACCTTGGGGTGACTAATTACTCCATCAGACTCCTCAACAAGGATACAATCGATACCTTGGTAGCGCAATTCTAACGCCATCGCTAGACCGACAGGGCCGCCGCCGACAATTAGGACATCTGTTTCAATAATGTTGTTATTCATACGCATTTCAGGGTTAGTGGTTAGTAGTTAGTGGTGAGCCAGCGCGCACTTATAGGGGGTCTCCCCCATGAGCGACTGGCGTAGACGCCCCTTGTGGGCGGCTTCTCGTAGAGTACCCGGAGGGTTAGTGGTTAAATTCACGAATGACCAATGACCAATGACTAACTAATGAAATAAGCGTTGGGGATTGTTGGCAAAGTCTTCAAAGAATTTTATGTAGAAATCGAACATCTCATAGATGGTGCTGGGTATTGCCTCACACTCCCTAGCTCGATGGGCTAATCGCTCGAAGCGACGGGCGATCGCTTCACAGGCAACTTCTGGTGTAGAGATATACATGGGCATTGCGATCTCAAAAGTCGGGCCTGCTGTTTTGCCACGCTTACCGGAAGGCATACTCATTAACAGTTCACCCAGAGGGCGCATCATGCCTGTCATCACGTCAATAGCAGCGTTCATGATTTTCGAGCGCCGGAGGCTAGCAGTAGGCGTCAACCCAAAGTGTTGCACC
It encodes:
- a CDS encoding FAD-dependent monooxygenase, producing MNNNIIETDVLIVGGGPVGLAMALELRYQGIDCILVEESDGVISHPKVGTVGPRSMELCRRWGIAQQLRDAGWPYDHPLDIAWVTTVGGHEIYRLHFPSAGERPLPVYTPEPEHPCPHHWLIPLLIRNLGQSPYGPVRLSCRLESFEQTDDGVSAQVTYLDSGNTESIQAKYLVACDGAKSPIRKKCGVDAPAYHPTRVFQNILFQAPELPEILGSRKALVFYMVNPKRLRYPLRSIDGKGLYRLTAVPGEDGEQRDPEEAVKEALGIDTPIEILSSVQWFLTHRVAEHFRHRRIFFVGDSAHTLSPSGGFGMNTGIADAVDLGWKLAATLRGWAGPNLLDTYEIERRPIAVRNMEEANVNLQRTLKRNLHPEIMSDSPEGEQARKQMAENMQRGDVRREFDAPGIHFGFRYESPAIIRDDSPLPTNDPHEWTQNSYPGCRAPHAWLESGKSTIDLFGHSFVLMCFQGQQGVETFDKVCQQKDVPFTSIQIDNLDIANLYERAYVLVRPDGHVAWRGDRLPDDPDAVIDRVRGYF